In Rhineura floridana isolate rRhiFlo1 chromosome 1, rRhiFlo1.hap2, whole genome shotgun sequence, the following proteins share a genomic window:
- the NDUFB9 gene encoding NADH dehydrogenase [ubiquinone] 1 beta subcomplex subunit 9, translating into MAAYLTHQQKVMRLYKRALRHLESWCIYRDRYRFFACLLRARFDEHKNEKDMMKATKLLRAAEEELWENQHPQPYIFPDSPEGLAYERHDCYKAPEWVLNLWHPSEKAMYPDYFAKREQWKKLRMESWEKEVQQLQEETLADGLTTEALPPARKEGHLPPLWWHYVTRPRELPY; encoded by the exons ATGGCGGCGTATCTGACCCACCAGCAGAAAGTGATGCGGCTGTACAAGCGAGCGCTGCGGCACCTCGAGTCCTGGTGCATCTACCG GGACAGGTATCGATTTTTTGCCTGTCTGCTGAGAGCACGGTTTGACGAACATAAGAACGAAAAGGATATGATGAAAGCAACCAAGTTGCTGAGGGCTGCTGAAGAAGAATTGTGGGAAAACCAGCATCCTCAGCCTTACATCTTTCCTGATTCTCCAGAAGGCCTAGCTTATGAGAGACATGACTGCTACAAG GCACCTGAATGGGTCCTAAACTTATGGCATCCTTCAGAGAAAGCCATGTACCCTGACTACTTTGCCAAAAGGGAACAGTGGAAGAAGCTGCGGATGGAAAGCTGGGAAAAAGAG GTTCAGCAGCTGCAGGAAGAAACCCTGGCAGATGGGCTCACAACAGAAGCCCTGCCTCCAGCTCGCAAGGAGGGACATCTGCCGCCTCTGTGGTGGCATTATGTAACTAGACCTCGTGAGCTTCCCTATTAA